Proteins found in one Polyodon spathula isolate WHYD16114869_AA chromosome 10, ASM1765450v1, whole genome shotgun sequence genomic segment:
- the LOC121321720 gene encoding SH3 and PX domain-containing protein 2A-like isoform X4, with product MRDSRDRSLEWDPPLYSSLLHLMLTMSFCCCFFFRDYGTSKRKSGADNSDPMVLEQYVVVANYEKQENSEINLQAGEVVDVIEKSESGWWFVSTTEEQGWVPATYLDSQNGTRDDLELSTARSGEEEKYITVLPYTSQSKDEIGFEKGVTVEVIQRNLEGWWYIRHLGKEGWAPASYLKKMKDDLSPRKKTLTGPVEIIGNIMEISNLLNKKQVSEKDVQTDTDTEEPQVTKKEISLPIPCEDTSSSIATLQDKQGSRTVQGSPAVARIAPQRAEISSPNLRQKPPPRREASLGFQLPKPPEPPTVEVEYYTIAEFQSCISDGISFRGGQKAAVIEKNSGGWWYVQIGEKEGWAPCSYIDKRKKPNLNRRTSTLTRPTIPPPAPPIKKQEPEETTPSSSNSQGKAPDSPKKPLYEEPEYDIPAIGCDLEPEPGSLKGDKPAEVKNENVISGKSSLLSSNPSPASSLQKARFKVGESYEDVAQEEETIYENDGFRPYEDTASSKESSGDSDSQKSNSLSMLRKASSTRSSLGSGRAVNNIQPELVRSQLLPKHEESKPRTASDASTREAVKTGARKDVEQRIGQSPSTKPKPLVRPKPLLAKSESQGSEKMDISTLRRQLRHTGQLKLKPSKGEDSETASVISSEDSVYSRSTSDLSSTYSKESRGDSDFEPIYRTTDRYDKVQESEISFAAGVEVEVVDKQESGWWYIRCEEAEGWAPAYFLEPVNNKADAAGSESEGTPTKQGSISKSNSLEKNEKRVQALNNINQCMKKATPPIPSKPPGGFSKPTGMVNGSVKMRNGFRQLAVRPQSVFVSAPAKETNPLSWSLRRNESLNSTEQLRSGVPVRRNSSFSAIKQTDKVGMGSTDALGRASQRNGIPVSSVKPKPVEKCQLIQNNLKDVYVSISDYHGDEETMGFPEGTCLEVLERNPNGWWYCQVLDSGGYPQKGWVPSNYLEKKN from the exons GCTGGTGGTTTGTAAGCACAACTGAGGAGCAGGGCTGGGTCCCGGCCACATACCTGGATTCTCAGAATGGAACTCGAGATGACTTGGAGCTGAGTACTGCCAGGAGTGGAGAAG AGGAGAAATATATCACAGTGCTGCCGTACACCAGTCAGAGCAAGGATGAGATCGGGTTTGAGAAAGGGGTCACTGTGGAGGTCATCCAGAGGAACCTGGAAGGGTGGTGGTATATCAG GCACCTTGGCAAAGAAGGTTGGGCTCCCGCGTCATACCTGAAAAAGATGAAGGATGATCTTTCCCCCCGGAAGAAGACTCTGACCGGCCCTGTGGAGATCATCGGGAACATCATGGAGATCAGCAACCTCCTGAACAAGAAGCAGGTGAGCGAGAAGGATGTGCAGACAGACACCGACACGGAGGAGCCCCAAGTCACCAAGAAGGAGATCAGCCTCCCCATCCCCTGCGAGGACACCAGCAGCAGCATCGCCACCCTGCAGGACAAACAGGGCAGCAGGACTGTCCAGGGATCCCCAGCTGTGGCCCGCATTGCTCCTCAAAGAGCAGAGATCA GTTCACCAAACCTAAGACAGAAGCCCCCACCAAGAAGAGAAGCCAGTCTG GGATTCCAGTTACCAAAGCCACCAGAGCCCCCTACTGTTGAAGTAGAGTATTACACCATAGCTGAGTTCCAGTCCTGTATATCTGATGGCATCAGCTTCCGTGGAGGACAGAAGGCTGCA GTTATAGAGAAGAACTCGGGCGGCTGGTGGTATGTACAGATTGGGGAAAAGGAAGGCTGGGCGCCCTGTTCCTATATTGACAAAAGAAAGAAACCCAACCTGAACAGGAGAACCAGCACTCTGACTAGGCCAACAATCCCTCCCCCAGCTCCACCAATCAAAAAGCAGGAACCTGAGGAAACCACCCCTTCCAGCAGCAACTCACAAGGCAAGGCCCCAGATTCCCCAAAGAAGCCTTTGTATGAGGAGCCAGAGTATGACATCCCTGCCATTGGTTGTGATCTAGAGCCTGAGCCTGGCTCTTTAAAGGGAGATAAGCCAGCCGAGGTAAAGAATGAAAATGTGATCTCTGGGAAGAGTTCCCTTCTGTCATCCAATCCCAGTCCTGCTTCCTCTCTCCAGAAAGCCAGATTTAAGGTCGGTGAGTCCTATGAGGATGTTGCTCAGGAGGAGGAGACTATCTACGAGAATGATGGCTTCAGACCTTATGAAGACACAGCCTCCAGCAAAGAATCCAGCGGGGATTCGGATTCTCAGAAAAGCAACTCGCTGTCCATGCTCCGCAAGGCCTCCTCCACCAGATCTTCACTTGGAAGTGGAAGAGCTGTGAACAACATCCAGCCAGAGCTAGTAAGAAGCCAGTTGCTTCCCAAACATGAGGAGAGCAAGCCTCGAACGGCTTCAGATGCCAGCACCCGGGAAGCAGTGAAGACTGGGGCGAGGAAGGACGTGGAACAGAGGATTGGTCAGAGCCCTTCCACCAAACCCAAGCCGCTGGTCAGACCCAAACCTCTGCTTGCCAAATCGGAGAGTCAGGGATCAGAAAAAATGGATATTAGCACCCTGAGGCGTCAGCTACGCCATACAGGGCAGCTCAAGCTCAAACCATCTAAAGGTGAGGATTCAGAAACTGCATCAGTGATCTCCTCAGAAGACTCTGTATATTCTAGAAGCACTTCTGACCTGTCAAGCACCTATTCCAAAGAAAGCAGAGGTGACTCAGACTTTGAGCCCATATACAGAACCACTGACCGCTACGATAAGGTGCAAGAGTCTGAAATAAGCTTTGCTGCAGGAGTGGAGGTAGAGGTTGTGGACAAGCAGGAAAGTGGGTGGTGGTATATCCGGTGTGAAGAAGCTGAAGGATGGGCTCCTGCATACTTCTTGGAGCCTGTGAACAACAAAGCAGATGCTGCAGGGTCAGAGTCCGAAGGTACTCCTACCAAACAGGGTAGCATAAGTAAGTCCAACAGCCTGGAGAAAAACGAGAAGAGGGTTCAAGCCTTGAACAACATCAATCAATGTATGAAGAAGGCCACCCCACCCATTCCATCCAAACCACCAGGAGGTTTTTCCAAACCAACAGGCATGGTGAATGGTTCAGTCAAAATGAGAAATGGGTTTCGCCAGTTGGCAGTGAGGCCTCAATCAGTGTTCGTTTCTGCTCCTGCCAAGGAAACCAACCCCCTTTCATGGTCCCTGCGGAGAAACGAGTCCCTGAACTCCACCGAACAGCTCAGGTCTGGCGTGCCAGTCAGACGGAACTCCTCCTTCAGTGCCATAAAGCAAACTGACAAGGTTGGCATGGGCAGCACTGATGCCCTGGGAAGAGCCTCTCAGAGAAATGGGATCCCGGTCTCCTCTGTCAAACCCAAGCCTGTTGAGAAGTGCCAGCTCATACAGAACAATCTCAAAGATGTTTACGTTTCCATTTCCGATTACCATGGAGATGAGGAGACTATGGGATTCCCAGAAGGGACATGTTTGGAAGTTCTGGAACGTAATCCCAATGGGTGGTGGTACTGCCAGGTCCTGGACAGTGGTGGATATCCCCAGAAAGGCTGGGTGCCTTccaattatttagaaaaaaagaactaA